From one Octopus bimaculoides isolate UCB-OBI-ISO-001 chromosome 1, ASM119413v2, whole genome shotgun sequence genomic stretch:
- the LOC106884419 gene encoding beta-1,4-galactosyltransferase galt-1: MPFNLLQRLRSVNRKLIIISGLIYLSLVFLFHGRLEFEQQLDNRFKTVFFKRNPVHLYLKKNTSATSISHSLHSSLKNKMELHVRNISTKPHVHIQANTPNFTLSDKNINITHAPNYKNCYQSSSNVGNNTFHRISDGIFIYSAYLDDRHSTPFVRVMTIIAQRKYKLRYFCHFPGNFWTDGLVYQMCENHNKHFGGYIISCPLPPSKPDQQKLFCSVSISLKKNGDTNHSSFIPITKIRTNSQPFSYGICIPPLFGNISQEHLVEYIELSKLLGVQHLYFYSFRLSDAATHVLEYYEKQNTVTIIPWKLPVEIHDNTIWYNGQLIAHNDCLYRSMSQVKMVAFNDLDEFIIPHNGSTWTDFVNKLSGENICGFSFWSAFFDPSTGRPHPSGLFTMSQTGRSAKFSQVRTKVLVEPLKIFEVGIHHVSKPNEEHYKMLRVDTNIAFLHHYRKCVSNYGMKCDKFIPDRAIYRYFDDLKTAFDSQLNIIRQINSTA; encoded by the coding sequence ATGCCTTTCAATTTGTTACAAAGGTTACGGTCTGTCAATCGTAAACTGATAATTATTTCTGGTCTGATTTATTTATCACTTGTTTTCTTATTCCATGGTAGACTAGAATTTGAACAGCAACTTGATAACCgttttaaaacagtttttttcaAAAGAAACCCTGTTCATTTATACTTGAAAAAAAACACCTCTGCAACAAGTATTTCCCATTCATTACATTcctcattgaaaaataaaatggaattgcATGTTAGAAACATCTCCACAAAACCACATGTCCATATTCAAGCAAACACTCCTAATTTCACTTTAtctgacaaaaatataaacatcactCATGCACCCAATTATAAAAACTGTTATCAATCTTCTTCCAATGTTGGCAACAACACATTCCACCGGATATCAGatggcatatttatttattctgcatATTTGGATGATCGTCACTCAACTCCATTTGTTCGTGTCATGACCATAATAGCTCAACGTAAATATAAACTGCGATATTTCTGTCATTTTCCTGGCAATTTTTGGACCGATGGTCTTGTATATCAGATGTGTGAAAACCACAATAAACATTTTGGTGGTTATATAATATCTTGCCCTCTACCACCTTCAAAACCTGACCAACAAAAATTATTCTGTTCTGTgagtatatctttaaaaaaaaatggtgatacAAATCACAGTTCATTCATTCCAATTACAAAGATTCGTACAAATAGTCAACCTTTTAGCTATGGAATATGCATTCCACCTTTGTTTGGTAATATATCCCAAGAACACTTAGTTGAGTATATTGAGTTATCCAAGTTACTAGGTGTGCAACACCTGTACTTTTACAGTTTTCGTTTATCTGATGCTGCAACTCATGTTTTGGAATATTATGAAAAGCAAAACACAGTAACTATAATTCCTTGGAAGCTGCCTGTTGAGATTCATGATAATACTATATGGTACAATGGTCAACTGATTGCGCATAATGATTGTTTATATCGATCAATGAGTCAAGTCAAAATGGTAGCATTCAATGACCTTGATGAATTCATCATTCCACACAATGGTTCAACATGGACAGATTTTGTTAATAAACTAAGTGGTGAAAATATTTGTGGATTTTCATTTTGGAGTGCATTTTTTGATCCCTCCACAGGAAGACCACATCCTTCTGGATTGTTTACCATGAGCCAGACTGGGCGCTCAGCTAAGTTCAGCCAAGTGCGAACAAAAGTACTTGTTGAAccattgaaaatatttgaagttgGCATACATCATGTAAGTAAACCAAATGAAGAACATTACAAGATGTTGAGAGTGGACACAAACATTGCATTCCTACATCATTACAGAAAAtgtgtttcaaattatggcatgAAATGTGATAAATTTATACCTGATAGGGCCATATACCGATATTTTGATGATTTGAAGACTGCTTTTGATTCACAGTTAAATATAATACGCCAAATAAATTCCACTGCTTAA